Proteins from a genomic interval of Lycium ferocissimum isolate CSIRO_LF1 chromosome 2, AGI_CSIRO_Lferr_CH_V1, whole genome shotgun sequence:
- the LOC132038498 gene encoding protein TRIGALACTOSYLDIACYLGLYCEROL 2, chloroplastic, whose product MMAGNALVHVSTNSTMFPIIPTRKNMLGDRLFCSKTQIRPKNQTFSVKSMSANTGHNQEQEQQQPASSSVPLSVILDVPRNIWKRTMRPLSDFGFGKRSIWEGGVGLFMVSGTVLLALSLAWLRGFQLRSRFRKYSAVLEFEQACGICTGTPVRIRGVNVGNVIKVNPSLRNVEAVVEVEDDKIIIPRNSLVEVNQSGLIMETMIDITPRDPIPIPSAGPLDPDCVKEGLIICDRQKIKGEQGVSLDALVGIFTRLGREAEEIGLSNTYALAERALNVVEEAQPLLTKIKAMAEDVQPMLADVRDSGLMKEVESLTRSLALASEDIRKVHSTVMTPENTELIRKSIYTLVFTLKNIESISSDILGFTGDEATRRNLKMLIKSLSRLL is encoded by the exons ATGATGGCTGGAAATGCTTTAGTCCATGTATCAACAAATTCTACCATGTTTCCCATCATACCCACTAGAAAAAACATGTTGGGTGATCGTTTGTTTTGTTCAAAAACACAAATCAGGCCTAAAAATCAAACCTTTAGTGTTAAATCAATGTCTGCAAATACGGGTCATaatcaagaacaagaacaacaacaacctgcATCATCTTCAGTTCCACTCTCTGTTATTCTTGATGTTCCAAGAAACATATGGAAACGAACTATGCGTCCATTGAGCGATTTTGGGTTTGGAAAAAGGAGCATTTGGGAAGGTGGGGTTGGGTTGTTTATGGTTTCGGGTACTGTTTTGCTGGCATTGAGCTTGGCTTGGTTGAGAGGGTTTCAGTTGAGGTCTAGGTTTAGGAAGTATTCGGCTGTGCTTGAGTTTGAACAGGCTTGTGGCATTTGTACTGGCACGCCTGTTAGAATCAGAGGAGTAAATGTTGGTAATGTGATTAAAGTCAATCCTTCCTTGAGAAATGTTGAAGCTGTTGTTGAG GTTGAAGATGATAAGATAATTATTCCTCGAAACTCGTTAGTTGAGGTGAACCAGTCAGGTCTTATCATGGAAACCATGATTGATATCACACCTCGAGATCCAATCCCAATACCTTCTGCAGGGCCCCTGGATCCGGATTGTGTTAAGGAGGGTCTGATAATTTGTGATAGGCAAAAGATAAAAGGAGAACAAGGGGTTAGTTTAGATGCATTAGTTGGAATATTCACACGACTTGGCCGTGAAGCAGAAGAAATTGGTTTGTCCAACACCTATGCTTTGGCTGAGAGAGCCCTAAATGTTGTTGAGGAGGCACAACCACTTCTTACAAAG ATTAAAGCCATGGCTGAGGATGTCCAACCTATGCTTGCTGATGTTCGTGATAGTGGCTTAATGAAGGAAGTTGAGAGTTTAACCCGAAGTCTGGCACTAGCATCTGAGGATATAAG GAAAGTGCACTCCACGGTCATGACTCCTGAGAACACTGAATTGATACGGAAGTCCATATATACGCTGGTCTTCACTTTGAAGAATATTGAG AGCATTAGCTCCGACATTTTGGGATTCACTGGTGATGAAGCTACTAGGCGCAATTTGAAAATGCTCATCAAATCGCTAAGCAGGTTATTGTAA